Proteins encoded in a region of the Coleofasciculus sp. FACHB-T130 genome:
- a CDS encoding serine/threonine-protein kinase, producing MDSQILGAHYQIHQELGKKAGRRTLLCSEQATGELVVVKLLTFNSDFEWDDLKLFEREAEALKNLSHPAIPRYLDYFEIKASELKGFALVQSYIPAQSLSHHVKAGRILTEIEVKEIANAILKILIYLHRQNPPLIHRDIKPSNILLGDRSGNSVGKVYLVDFGSVQTVAAQEGATRTVVGTYGYMPPEQFGGRTVPASDLYSLGATLIYLLTGIHPTDLPQKDFRIQFEQKTNLSLTFSNWLRRMCEPNLEKRFDSAYQALQDLNQNPNLVAINRPLIRRIQLRKSSEFIEIFMPPEHLDFFEVLGTFIFISFAIGIGTLFLYALFDEFNMTYLLPIIFLLVYLYFLSSYFISKTLYINQEKVIFTKEVFGFLKFHLAPESPREEIVKLVYFSEYVDQRENSHGNRYSVTVGAQLEIWAGIYKYKFPGASINLPKEEVQWLAKELSTWLDLPILYADKQV from the coding sequence ATGGATAGTCAAATCTTAGGAGCGCACTACCAAATCCACCAGGAATTAGGAAAGAAAGCTGGTCGAAGGACACTTTTGTGTAGCGAACAAGCGACTGGAGAATTAGTGGTTGTCAAGTTACTAACTTTTAACAGTGATTTTGAGTGGGATGACCTCAAACTGTTTGAGCGGGAAGCAGAAGCTTTAAAAAACTTGTCACATCCAGCTATTCCTCGTTACTTAGACTATTTTGAGATAAAGGCTTCCGAGCTAAAAGGATTCGCTCTCGTTCAAAGTTATATTCCTGCACAATCTTTGTCACACCATGTGAAAGCAGGTCGGATTTTGACTGAGATAGAAGTTAAAGAAATCGCTAACGCTATCTTAAAAATTTTGATTTACCTACACCGTCAAAATCCGCCATTGATTCACCGAGATATTAAACCCAGTAATATTTTATTGGGCGATAGGTCTGGTAATAGTGTTGGCAAAGTTTATCTGGTAGATTTTGGCTCAGTGCAAACTGTCGCCGCCCAAGAAGGCGCAACTCGCACAGTAGTGGGAACTTATGGATATATGCCTCCAGAGCAATTTGGTGGGCGTACAGTTCCGGCTTCAGATTTATACAGTTTAGGTGCGACGTTAATTTATTTATTAACAGGTATCCATCCGACAGATTTACCACAGAAAGATTTTCGCATTCAATTCGAGCAAAAAACGAATCTTAGTCTGACTTTTAGTAACTGGTTGCGGCGGATGTGCGAGCCAAACTTAGAAAAGCGTTTTGATTCGGCATACCAAGCTCTACAAGATTTGAATCAAAATCCCAATCTTGTAGCTATCAATCGACCACTTATCAGGAGAATTCAACTTAGAAAAAGTAGCGAATTTATAGAAATTTTTATGCCGCCAGAACACTTAGATTTTTTTGAAGTTTTGGGAACGTTTATTTTTATTTCATTTGCTATAGGAATTGGAACCCTGTTCTTGTACGCTTTGTTTGATGAATTCAATATGACTTATCTGCTACCTATAATATTTTTATTAGTGTACTTATATTTCCTTTCATCGTATTTTATTAGTAAAACACTTTATATAAACCAGGAAAAAGTTATTTTTACTAAAGAGGTGTTTGGATTTTTGAAATTTCATTTAGCTCCAGAATCACCGCGAGAGGAAATTGTCAAATTGGTTTATTTCTCCGAATACGTTGACCAACGTGAAAATTCTCACGGTAATAGATATTCAGTAACTGTGGGCGCACAATTGGAAATTTGGGCTGGGATTTATAAGTATAAATTTCCTGGTGCTAGCATAAATTTACCCAAAGAAGAAGTGCAATG